The sequence below is a genomic window from Oreochromis niloticus isolate F11D_XX linkage group LG3, O_niloticus_UMD_NMBU, whole genome shotgun sequence.
ctacaaagtaaaacaggaaacacacagactgttttgCAACACAAAACTCTGGAACACGGACAGAGCGCAGAGGAAAGACACAGGTTGAGATGATAAAACACTGAAACCAAAACCAACCCTAAGAACTAATACAAAATCggaataaacacaaaacataagatgataccaaaaagaacacaaaacactgggtcagcGACCCAGGATCACGACAATAGTGtatgctgttaagtgccaggaggattgccaggatttatacatcggggaaaccaaacaacctctggcgaagcggatggcacaacacagaagagctacctcgtcaggccaggactctgcagtttatttacacctacaggccagtggacactctttcaaggatgaggatgtacacatcctggacagggaggaacgctggtttgagcgcggagtcaaggaggccatttacgtgaaaagggaaagaccatctgtgaattgaggagggggcctaagggtacatctttcaccatcttacaatgctgtgattgcagccataccccaactctctgtgaattgtactcatggccattgatcagtggttgttgatcaatggtcatgagaatttgcgtAATTAAGATTAAGGGAACAcccccagcccattgttccttcagtgggctggtttcagtcattatgcaaatgtactgtttataagattgaggaaacctgcagtcagctgagactgaagaagtcacttggacgagtgacgaaacgtttttcccacaaaacgctacgtccagatgaattGATTTGTTAATAACAATTACAAACATGtagtcaaaaatgaaaaatgattaGAAATTGATTAAGTAAACAAATGGAAACTGGAAAggcaaaaatgttttgtttctttttgtatcTATTAATCATTTAATGTTCACAAAAGCGCaataccttttttaaaaattgttgaTATATTTAGTTAATAAAAATTGCACTTTTAAAGTTACCAGAAATATATTGgaataaaacatttaacatttacctCAGAGTTCTAAAGTGTTATGAAACCTGAGTATTCAGGTAAAGTAAAAGTATTTCAAGTTTGTATTTAAGTACAAAACGTGAGTAAATGTGCTGAATTACTTTCCACTTGCAAAAAACAGATGGAGCAACACAACAAGACCACAGAGAGAGGTAAAGTGAGTGAAGTGGGTCAGATTTTCACCATTGTTACGTGTGGTTGGAATGACAAAAACAGTAGTATTGAGAAGGGTGGGTTTAGTATTGTTAAATGGGGTGGGGGCAGTGTTGTTAAACGGGGTGGAGGCATTGGTGTTAAAAGAGGTAAGGACAGTTGTGTTAAAAGGGGTGGGGGCAGTGGTGTTAAAGCGGGTGGGGTTAGTAGTGTTAAACGGGGTGGGGGCAGTGGTGTTAAAAGGGGTAGGGACAGTGGTGTTAAAGCGGGTTGGGTTAGTAGTGTTAAACGGGGTGGGGGCAGTGGTGTTAAAGCGGGTGGGGTTAGTAGTGTTAAATGGGGTGGGGGCAGTGGTGTTAAAAGGGGTAGGGACAGTGGTGTTAAAGCGGGTGGGGTTAGTAGTGTTAAACGGGGTGGGGGCAGTGGTGTTAAAAGGTGCGGGGATGGTTATAGGTGGTGATGTTGGGCAGGTGAAGTTTGAGTCGCTGTCTGAGCCTGAAGAGGTGAAGGTAACAAAACCAGGTGGTGTCCCTGTGACAGTGTCACTGATCCATTTCTGGTATTGGGATACACGAGTGTAGATTGAAGGTCCCCAACAAGCACTATAACTAGTAATTCCAATCTGGACCCAGACTGATCCTGCCTTCATCATGAGTGGTTCTCCTCGATCTCCCTGTGAAAAGAAATTTATAGTAATTGTAAAGACAGGTCAGTGACTTTCAAAAGAGGATCTGTCTCAGTAATAGCTATCCTGCTGAAGCAATAGTCTTATCAACTTCAAAATAACCTGTTATTTTTACTTCTGAATAGAAGGCAGGTAGAAAAAAATTTGATATATTGATATTGATTGATAATTTGAGATCTGAGCTAGTATTCAATTACTTGGTCTATGGTGTACTTGGCcttatttgttttattcaatTTTTATTCATACAGAGCCACATCACTGTTGCCTCAAGGCAATTCCTGTATATGTGCTTTACAAGCACATTAAAAGGAAACAAGATGAAAGAGAAGGCTGAAAGCAAAGTATTGTCTTCAAGGAAGTGTGAACCTGTCCTACAAGCTGTACTGAGACAGCGAGAAAGCTACTGACAAATGTATCAATGAATCATTTTACCAACAGGCTGCTTTCAGGGCTGAAAATTTAAGCTGCCACTGAAGCAAcctcccacatagcaaaatcGGTATGGCctggatctggcccacacaatgttcTTACACATGGCCacaagaatgacggccctttggtggcccagatcaggtttgtCAGATGTGGCCCACACATTGGCCAGATAGTGAATGGACTGACtctcatatagcgcttttctattCTCCCAGATTACTCATAGTGcactatacaacatgccacattcacccaatcacacacttcCTCTAAACTGTGTGGTTCCTATTTCTCACACATCCAGACTCTTgagatgcagactggaggagccagggatcgaaccactaaccttccgatcagtaggtgatcTGCTCTACTTCCTGAGTTACAGCCATCCACTGGCAAGGATGAGTAACCGTCACTAGGTATTGGATAAAGTGTGCACTCACAAAcatgtcaaacctgcatttgaaacgttggctccCATAGTaatattgcaacatggcatttgggtcttctaactaagaTAATGGATGTTTTTGTGATGTAAGTTAATGAGTCATACATGGTTCTGTAAATTATGAAAACTGTGATATGTGACAACTATGTGTAATGATTAATATTTTGCAATGCTTGATTTTGAAAAATTGTAAAAACGTTTCTCACGACAAAAAATATAagtaattattatttaattatgtttaaattaaaatatagaAGCCAGAGAGATTGCAtgtaaaataaacttttatcataaaaataagaaataatctATTTTAAAGTCCCCTTAGTAGGTTTTTACATTAGTTATCTGATGTCACTGAAAATTTTTTTGAAGAAATGATTTTAAGGAATTTAGTGAAACTCAAATATCAACAAAACCTGACCACTGGAGGGTTGGATTTTAATAACTATACAATGTTGATCACTGAGACAGAAACAGAGCCCCCTCACCCAAAGTGTAACTAAAAGGAATTCATTACATGACATGGACCCTTCCATCCAAATCTGGGACCAGTGCAGGTAAAGTTCTCTGTAATGTGGGGAGGCCAGTAGCTGTAGTCACCCAAGTTGCATCTGCACTCATTGTTTCCCAATATTGGTACATTAACTTCTTGCAGGATGTTGGGAAATTGATAATCTAATCAGAGAGAAAAAGGTAAAAGGTTTTTAACAAATCCATCATCAGTATTGttacattaataaattaaaaagtattttGTAACTTACAAATATCATAACCAAAACCAGTGACCCAGCTGCTGGTCCCATTGTAGAAAGTGCTGTTTCCTGAGGCTAAGCATATCGGCTGAATGTAGTCTGTGAAATTCACAGGAGACGCCAGCTTCAGAAGACAAATGTCATTATTGTATGgccagtagtagtagtagtagtaatcgGGACGTTGAGAATGGCAGACTATGTCTTCCACTTTCTGAGTCAGCTCATTTGGATTTGAACCTGACTGGTTGTAGCGTCCCAGATGAACCACAGTGTTGTAACTTGAActtgagacagaaaaaaatttTCTTTTAGAGATGGTAGATTAACtattcacttaaataaactttgtttatatagcgaaaaatcacaacaacagtcacctcagtgTCTTTAATATTGTAAAGTGAAggatgttttacattttttaatcaaaCGCTTCATCAATAAACAATCAGATATGTCACAGTTTTCATTCACAATGTTAGACTGTGATCTTGCTGTTGCACCGGCCTGAGATCTGATGCCACAGAGACAGATTGCTTCCACACATTGTTTGACTGATCTGATCACAGCACGTTCTACATGTTCATGTATGTTAGATGCTAAATGAGCTCTGAATAGGGTCTGTTACTTGCAATAGCTATACCCTCAGCGTCCACGTCTTTAGTATTGTGTAGAAAAACACTTCAAAAACCCTTTGACTGTTTTCAGggaagaagtttaaaaaaatatttgtttttttaattgtaaacaGTATATGTCGTGCACTACACATCACATTTAGAAATCATCATTATTTTACCAAAATGTAAACTTTGAAAATGTTTGAAAGTGACTCACGGTGGTAAGCACTGAGCAGCTGTCAGGACCCACTGGTTGGTGATTAGGGAACCTCCACACTGAATATATCCATAAGGTCCATAATTTACTACAATGGCATGCCAAGGCCAACTTCCTGGTGTTGCATCTTGTCCGCCGAAGattctgctgtttttaacaGCTCTGCCACAGGCTGACAGAAGTAGACAACAGTTAAACAGTGAGTGCActgatcagccacaacattaaaaccactcaGAGGTGACCGATAATGTTGATCATCTCTGACAGATACTAACTTACTGTATCTAGCTATATGCCGACTACTTCAGTTTAtagctttcatttatttattgattgatttttcATTTACTTTCTTTTACTTACCAGGCTGTTGTGACTGACAACCTAAAAAATGAGAAGATTAAGataaacatattaaacaaaacaGCAGGTGATGATTTGCATCGCTGAGAAAGAAAATACTTCAAATTAGTTTCACTAATTTCTTGCAACTGAAAAAACGATACAAATACAGCCAGATGGCCGCCTCATTCCTGACAGGACCATGGCAGATACTTGGTGGATTGATGACAGATTTTCAGCTCTGCACTGACAAATTGGCACTGCAAGGTTTTTTTAAgtcaaaaatgaaaatcaaaCGTAAAAGCAAATTAAGCAAAGTATGTTAGATGTGATACAAAAACGCAAGTCAGACAGAGAGCACCACGACAGCACAACAATGTGTGTGCTTCGGCATATTGCTATAATGAAATACGCAAGAAATACATTAGCCTCAGCTATAAATTTTTTTAGGCCTCAGTGAAATGCTACTGTACTGCAGGAGAGGGAAAGCTTTGGTACTGTCGTTGCATCTACTAAAGAGAAACGCGCAAATGGAGCAACAAAATGCTGCTATAGCTGTTAACCAGGAAGCTCTGGCACTGTGCATAAAACTAATGATAATTCTCTGCATTTACACTTTCCAAATAAATTAAGAGTCATAGTGGTACCTTTGCAATTTATTTTAACACTCTGGCTCAAAAATTTAGTGGTGTGAGAGGGACAGTCCAAatccaacaactggtacatgcaccgcagtatttatttatttagttatagGTGGAAAGACTCCATGTGATGACAGGCAGGAGAGAATTAACATTTGTATTTCAACCTGGTCTTAATGAGTGACTATGCAAACAACACTCCCAGTTTTACCTTTTAAACCACACAATTTATATTTTTGACCTGAAAGTAGGGAACAAACTACAGAAAAATTATGGGAAACTGCAGGAAACTGCTGGACAATAACTATTCCAAGAATCATTGACAAAATATGTACATAACACTGTTATGTAAACAAACTGTGTTTATATAAACTTGGATTTCTAGAGATTTGAAGGAACCAAGTAATTTACCTCAAATACCTTTCCCAGTATCCAGTCCAAAAActatattattactattatgaatgtgtaaaatatcaaaaatatataacaatattataatatatatgaCAATACATGATACCATCCATTAATCCATTCATTTCCAGTGGGTTTTCAGGTAATTTTTATACCTCTACTTCCTCAAATACTTCTTCAACTTAGGAAAACTCAGAAATAACaaaattatttaaagaaaaatgccTCACCTCTCCATGAGAGAATAGTCATCACAGCAATACAGCACAAAAACTGATGGAGAGCCATTGTTAACTGAATCTCTGTCATGGTGTAATTACATTAAAGTACCTGAAGATTATTCTCAGCTCCACCCAGAGCTCCACCCTGTCACTGTCGCATTACCTTTTCAAAAAAAAGTCAGGCAAGTGGTAATGAAATTTTGCTTGAGCAAGGGGTAAATAAGCTATTTTTCAAATTATCCTCATCCCTTATATTTGGGTGCTTTTTTGTAATTCTAAGGGATAAAGGCACACCCTAGGTTTTCACATGATTGCAACCATCAATCAACATCACTGCTAAAGATATGAGTAATACATCGATATTCTGCTGCAATCCACCTCACCTGATTCTTATCACAGCCACATTCTGTTAATTACTTTAAATTAACACAACTCAACTTTTCTGTGTTGAattgtttgcattttaaaactTTCTGGTGAACAACCTTCTTCACTTTGTGTTGTACTTCTCtgaaacaattttatttttctgtctaatgctgaagcacccccaaaatgaatcaaagcacccccaaacatttcttacttttttgacaatatttgctgtttgtgtgacacactactaaaaatataaaaaccatacagtaTTTGGTTGAGACGTAATAGTTTAACAACGAAAGTATAGATATCTCGTTGAAAcattttgaccctctttaacaacattccaacataacattattaGTGATTTGGGAGAATaaatttaattatatatttttatgtggttcagcgacgactctaaaacctcagccaatAATaagtaggccaacttttggatcatctagttgtctgtatgactgccgcagtaCATTCACCACATTTGCacactatcagaaagtgccaaacagctctggtggagtgaggagctgtaaagagaagcagagtgctcagtttatattctaaaaatgttttcagcgagcttgtttcaaagattctgtacagcagctttaaatgttttccaaaagcacacatacacttatcagtgtttctttaACTTTTCACAGTGTGTGCCACCTgagaaaatgtcaagctctcccaagtaccactatgaaagcatgaaactcataaatcttacaacaaaaAATTCCAATCTGTTTCTAAAATGAAAAGTCACattggttaaaataaaataaaaactctgCAGAgccatacattgtatacattgtaccataggcagagttgcctccatttttataattattttatcattattttgtgCATTTGTAGATTTCAAGgattcttctgtttttgtagtgtatttttatgtatctgtactatattatacacacacattaaaagtgaatctctgtccaaaaatgcactcagtttagtttttactcactatgagcatcattcattattctcccgcaGTAATTAAAGTTaggatttgtatttttttattccaatccattcttcttttgcaacatttaaataacctttatcagatttgatggttttgttacagacttttcaaaatttggggattaaattgtgttaaaatgtacaaaacagtgatgccATGTTTTATCatgaggacccaggcacagagagacttgatgaattgaCTTGAATCTTAtggtttaataaagaaatttgcagacttgcacagagatggtaaaattatgatgactgataacagagatgaagacaacagacaacgaggacagggaggaacaggggtttaaataaaccaaggagacagtcagagggaactcgggacaactggagacatttaaggatgcaggaaCTGaaagagacagggaagaagtctcaaaCTCCGATGAGTAAAGTTTCTTGCCTGGCTGgtcagctctctgggtgctcagcacccccaaatctctgatcctagaatcgcccctgatgTCAGTAAGTTTGATCTGCCGAAAGGCTATTGGCAGGTTCCCCTGTCAAAAAGAGAACAGAAAGGGCAAACATTTATTAGTCCATCAGGGCTGTATTCTTACGAAGTGGTGCTGTTTGGCTTGAGGAATAAAAACTTGGTGACCTACAGTGACTCTTGGGTTTCTCATATACAGAGAGTAAGGGCACTGTTTGATCGTTTGACAGGGCAACTGTGACTCACCTGGGTCGAGTGGTTGGGCAAGGGTGTGTTGCTCTGGTCCACGTTAAAGTGATAGCAGTTGAGCATTTTCCATGAGCTTTCTGAGGCAGCTTTCTGCTGGTAACAAAGTATCTGTTTTTAACTGTACAGGCTGTATGGAGTTAAAAATGGATTCCTTGCTAAGTTGCCTGTTATGTGTAGTTCCCACCCTGGTTAATTCCCTGGACTTAAGTTTTTAGATGGAAATATAGTGGCTAGTCACCATATCGGCCCTTTTTTAACATTCAGAGTCCTGATATATTTTGTGCTTGAAAGGCTTTCAGAATCAGTCAGaatcagcatactttattaatccctaaggaaattatgtgggttacagtctGTTTCTGTTACAGTAACAATAACAGAAACAAACTAGGCTATTTAACAGTacaatatgttacagatttaAGAAATAACACAATGTGTACAAATCACTCAATAATAAGTATCAAGGATTGACAGCggtgataataaataaatatcaagaatagTGAAGTTAACTGTCCAAAAGTGTCTAGAgtttgaaatgtaaaacatttattctgttaaaagaaaaattttCACTTTCTATTGAGCTTCTCTGAAACATTACTTTTCCTGGAGATATCAGGTCAAtatcaggttaaaaaaaacaggtcTAACAACAATTGCAACATCCTCCTactgtttgttttcaatttCACCACAGTTTGTTTGGAACATTGacccacaaaaacacagatataAGGGAAAATGAAGGTTAACAAGAAATGTCAAGAAGTCATTCTAGCTACCTCTGACTGGTATCAACAATGAAAAAAGAGCTTCTGGACCTGCTGCTGCATTACAACAAAGTATTGCAATAAAACATTGTGCCATAATAGATTACATAAAATTACCTAATGTCTAAATGACAATTTTTAAGATTCACAGTAGGCCTATAACTTTCACAATATTATAATGAGCAAGTTAACGACAATATCATAATATAtcagttttaaaatattatttgtcACACCCAAAAGAGTTATCTTCTTCACAGTTtgaagattttatttttaatattttactttttactgtCAATCCAATCAAGATTTTTGGATTCAGTGTTACATTTCTTTTGCAGAGGTCACACACATGCGATTAAGTTTAACAGGAAGAGCAACATATCCACTGGGAAACAGTAAATTCACATTTTGAGTTGGCACTGCTGcctcacatcaagaaggtcTTGAGTTCAAATCCACTTACTGGCTGGGGCCTTTCTATGGAGTTTGTGTGGGTGCTCCAGGTTCTccagtttcctcccacagtctaaacacatacagttagtggggttaggttagcTGCCCATAGCTGGTGAATGTAGCACATAGGTGGAAAAGGTTTGACTGTTTGTACAAGCCGTGACTGGTGACCTGACGAAGGTGTTCTCTGCCTTCTGTGGTAGCTAGGATAGAATCTAAAGGCCAGATGACCACGATAAACTGAATTGGATGGCCCtgttttaaaatgcaaatgtattttttgtctcaGTCTCAGATTAACACACCCTTGCCCTCCAGCATTATTAGCAGTAACCactcaacagcaacattttacCCCATTAGTGTAAAACACAGGCTATATTAGCTTTGCGTTGTCCCCACCTGatgacagtgatatagtatgatgcgattCCATATAATTTATTCAACCTGGTtctatgtgcccctttttaaactttgagCACCAGCCCCTTCAAACATCTCTGCATGGTCCTGAACATAAACATCTCATaatgattaaaataaaacaaaaactaaaaaacttttttctgatatatctgttttaaacaaaataaatgctttttttttcaaacaaacaaTTCAGCTGATAAATAGCagcaaaagacaaacaaaactgtATGCTTTCTCATATTTTTCAATTTAATAGGGATGTAACAAACTTAACATTAAACATTGGTTTATGAAGTTTCATCTTCAAACTTCATCTGTCCTGTGGTTCTTGCAGTTTCAAAATCACACTGTACAGTCATATGTAAGCTTTCACCAAAATTTTATCGTGTTGTAATATGTGTGGTCGAACTCAAACGCATAACTTTGATGTGGAAGTGATTTTATTTACAATgatgttgaattgtgctatataaaaagTCTTTTGGTTTTTCACAGCTCAAGGgtcttttatttataaaatccaACAAGGGGGTTGATTCCAAGCATCCAGGCTTTCCAGAGCTCCAGTGTTTCCACAAACAAATGTCCTTAATAGAGGTAAGAACAATTAAAAATCTTGATGACATTAGAAATCTTCTCATGAAGACGCCAAAGagaaaaccaccacagttagaCAAGACCCAGGTGAAAACTAGGGCTGGGAAGCCCTAAACAGACACCGTGTTGAGCTTCTGAGGCTCAGGCTAcatccacactagcccggatagatttgaaaatggtgttttcatctgaaaacgctCCACATCTACACCAGcagtttcagttgttttcacagagttgcgTGTCCACATTGAAGTGGCCGAAAACGCTTAGGttctgcgcatgcgtgaaacgcaagaagattcgacctgcctcatttctgtctgctgaTTATTTACTTTCCGCCTCTTTGAAACGTTGTGGAAAAATGTTGAAGAAAAGCAccatgttttttaaatggactaacaatgctCTACAAAGAGCAGAGGGTGGGAACAGTCACCCTTGCTGTGTCATAAAGAGAATTAAATGATCAATTTTGACATTTGAAGAGTGTGGATGGGTTggttgtttacatcactcaacacaagcagaactgcattacaaaatcagaagacacatcatccacattcagaagcacatctctttATAGTTACTGTTACAGAACAGGCAAATgctcagcattcaaactacaggtgaacaatagTCAAAGGTTTCCCCCGTTATGTCAATGTCAGCTaaagtacacacctacacagaatgtcaacaaaccgtgaaaaaaagccagaaaaaaataaatgaatgattgCTTGTAAGGGTCTCTATATATTAGTATTTacgaagggtatgttgtgacttaccttcaaaatGACAGTGGTCACTCACTATAACATGGTTCACCTTTCACGGCCTCACTGTTTCGCAGATTTCTTTTAGTGCAGTTATGCATGACTTTTTTTTAGAGCGCATTGTGTTCTCCGTCCTGATCGGCTTGCCGATCTCCTCCGTGCCGTCTCTCCTGTGCAGTACAGAATCGCTACATTGATCGCTAgtagtgtgactctgaagtgctgtactttTCTCGACGAAACATTTTGCACCATCAAAGGCACCTGCagtagcacccaaaaggcagaggaagataaCCATCACACAAAAAattcattgatttttttaatgattcaGTGAgtttgaattctctcgcagctgccaTATTCTCacgttctggacctgaaaacaggtttgatctttggtttaattctataatactggacttatttttctaggtttgaactttgagagtgtttaaacaagagagaaaagtatgaaaatgttcatgcctgtctgagaaaagtgtctAAAATGTGTAGTGAgaggttttacagccttaaaatatCTATAATAACTGTAAAAACTAAAGTTTGCTgcttcgcggatttcacctatcgcgggttatttttagaacataacacctgCGACAAGGGACTACTGTATACAAATACTGAGAAATA
It includes:
- the LOC100704455 gene encoding serine protease 48, with translation MKEVQLTMGLHQFVCCSTVMTILLCRGCHLQQSACGRAASGQDARPGSWPWHAMVVTFGPYGYNQCGGSLITNQWVLTAAHCIPPSSYNTVVHLGRYNQSGSNPNELTQKVEDIVCHSQRPDYYYYYYWPYNNDICLLKLASPVNFTDYIQPICLASGNSTFYNGTSSWVTGFGYDIYYQFPNILQEVNVPILGNNECRCNLGDYSYWPPHITENFTCTGPRFGWKGPCHGDRGEPLMMKAGSVWVQIGITSYSACWGPSIYTRVSQYQKWISDTVTGTPPGFVTFTSSGSDSDSNFTCPTSPPITIPAPFNTTAPTPFNTTNPTRFNTTVPTPFNTTAPTPFNTTNPTRFNTTAPTPFNTTNPTRFNTTVPTPFNTTAPTPFNTTNPTRFNTTAPTPFNTTVLTSFNTNASTPFNNTAPTPFNNTKPTLLNTTVFVIPTTHTSVQPTSISTSTSSI